The Nitrosomonas communis genome has a segment encoding these proteins:
- a CDS encoding transposase: MLWQRLGIRTLLSRCGFSKHSGRPINEVIDILSLWLWLKKESIGMFTREGLLQGMGKDVLYETLNRQDLNWRKHHKQVARKALSSYQAKDSRFVVDDTVVRRFGYKMPGISSHFDHTLGRHVMGQQVVTLGLASEEGLVLLDSELFISQVKAQPLEQPFQDGRSIVAKRYRIVQNQSKPEMVASMIHRNVRAGIDASYLLADVWYDSKAMIRLSQETALLAILRMKKNRMKYRVSEYAAGSM; the protein is encoded by the coding sequence ATGCTTTGGCAACGGCTAGGGATAAGAACCTTATTAAGCCGTTGTGGATTTAGCAAACATTCGGGCAGGCCCATCAATGAAGTGATTGACATACTATCGCTGTGGTTGTGGTTAAAGAAAGAATCTATTGGCATGTTTACGCGCGAAGGGCTGTTGCAAGGGATGGGTAAAGATGTACTTTATGAGACGCTGAACCGGCAGGATCTGAACTGGCGCAAGCATCATAAGCAGGTTGCGCGCAAGGCGTTGTCAAGTTATCAGGCGAAGGATAGTAGGTTTGTTGTGGATGATACGGTGGTGCGACGGTTTGGCTACAAGATGCCTGGCATTTCGAGCCATTTTGATCACACCCTGGGAAGGCATGTGATGGGACAACAAGTAGTGACACTGGGTCTGGCAAGCGAAGAAGGTCTGGTGCTACTGGATAGTGAATTGTTTATTAGCCAGGTAAAAGCCCAGCCTCTGGAACAGCCATTTCAGGATGGGCGCAGTATAGTGGCGAAGCGTTATCGTATTGTTCAAAACCAAAGTAAGCCGGAGATGGTTGCCAGTATGATTCACCGGAATGTACGGGCTGGGATTGACGCAAGTTATCTATTGGCCGATGTATGGTACGACAGCAAAGCAATGATACGCCTGAGCCAGGAAACCGCATTGCTTGCCATTCTCAGGATGAAGAAAAACAGGATGAAATATCGCGTAAGTGAATATGCCGCAGGTAGCATGTGA
- a CDS encoding IS982 family transposase gives MDTTTIFCESDEFCKEFEPQWEQHLLESSLKQRRRQGALCLSEIMTIMVGFHLSGYRTFKHYYLNYVLRYQRDYFPGLVSYHRFVELLQGSLVPLCCFLTSRFGQCSGISFIDSTKISVCHNRRIGSHQVMAGFAARGKASMGWFYGFKLHLVINDQGELPGVKITAGNVDDRDPVPEVTRSLFGKLFGDRGYISQSLFEQLREQGVQLITKVRKNMKNKLLPLFDKLLLRKRSIIESVNDPLKNISQIEHSRHRSPVNFFVNLIAGLVAYTFREKKPSLNIRLPQALPVVI, from the coding sequence ATGGATACTACAACGATTTTTTGTGAGAGTGACGAATTTTGTAAAGAGTTTGAGCCGCAATGGGAGCAGCACTTATTAGAGTCATCGCTGAAACAGCGTCGGCGGCAAGGAGCGCTGTGTCTAAGCGAAATCATGACCATCATGGTCGGGTTTCATCTATCCGGGTACCGGACGTTTAAACACTATTACCTGAATTACGTGTTGAGGTATCAGCGCGATTATTTTCCAGGGTTGGTGAGTTACCACCGCTTTGTGGAGCTGTTGCAAGGTAGCCTGGTGCCTTTGTGCTGTTTTCTGACCAGTCGCTTTGGGCAATGTAGTGGGATCAGTTTCATTGATTCGACTAAGATTAGTGTGTGCCATAATCGCCGTATTGGGTCTCATCAAGTAATGGCAGGGTTTGCTGCCCGGGGAAAGGCCAGCATGGGTTGGTTTTATGGATTCAAGCTGCACCTGGTCATTAATGACCAGGGAGAATTGCCAGGGGTAAAAATAACGGCGGGCAATGTGGATGACCGTGACCCGGTACCAGAGGTGACGCGCTCCTTGTTTGGCAAACTCTTCGGTGACCGGGGCTACATTTCGCAATCACTCTTTGAGCAACTCCGCGAGCAAGGCGTGCAGCTCATCACCAAAGTACGCAAGAACATGAAAAACAAGCTGTTGCCGTTGTTTGACAAGCTGCTGCTACGTAAACGTTCGATCATTGAGAGCGTCAATGACCCATTGAAGAATATCTCGCAAATCGAGCACTCCCGCCATCGCAGCCCAGTTAACTTTTTTGTTAATCTGATAGCCGGATTGGTGGCTTACACCTTTCGCGAGAAGAAACCCTCACTTAATATCAGGCTCCCTCAAGCTCTTCCAGTCGTGATTTGA
- the mntA gene encoding type VII toxin-antitoxin system MntA family adenylyltransferase antitoxin: MGTEYERAESDVDIAVLLPPTQAKEAGSLLFSELHQALQIAVNKDVDLINLRLAPTVLQKEIIMSGERLFQSTGTAADEFEMLVLSFYQKLNEERADILAEGLRSGKFYDP, from the coding sequence GTGGGTACGGAATATGAACGAGCTGAAAGTGATGTAGACATTGCCGTGCTGTTGCCGCCCACGCAAGCGAAAGAGGCGGGTTCGCTTTTATTCAGTGAGCTACATCAGGCGCTGCAAATAGCGGTGAATAAGGATGTAGACTTGATCAATTTGCGCCTGGCTCCGACAGTGTTGCAAAAGGAGATTATTATGAGTGGTGAGCGGCTTTTTCAGAGCACTGGAACGGCTGCCGATGAATTTGAAATGCTAGTGCTCTCGTTCTATCAAAAGCTCAATGAGGAACGTGCGGATATTTTAGCGGAAGGTTTACGCAGTGGAAAATTCTACGACCCATGA
- the hepT gene encoding type VII toxin-antitoxin system HepT family RNase toxin: protein MERCLKQIDQYYRMETSMPFVKDQLRLDAVAMNLQRAAELTIDIANHLVKIRKLGLPRDSRESFTLLAQAGIIDETMMRKLQGMVGFRNILVHEYQELNMQILVDVIEHRTQDLLEFANQALHWAD from the coding sequence ATTGAACGTTGCCTCAAGCAAATCGATCAATATTACCGCATGGAAACCAGTATGCCCTTTGTCAAGGATCAGCTTCGCCTGGATGCGGTGGCGATGAATTTGCAGCGCGCTGCAGAATTAACGATTGATATAGCCAATCATCTGGTGAAAATTCGTAAACTCGGCTTGCCACGCGATAGCCGCGAATCCTTTACTTTGCTAGCACAAGCCGGGATAATCGATGAGACAATGATGCGTAAACTGCAAGGTATGGTTGGATTCCGAAATATTCTGGTGCATGAATATCAGGAATTAAATATGCAAATCTTGGTTGATGTGATCGAGCATCGTACCCAGGATCTGCTTGAATTTGCTAACCAGGCGCTGCATTGGGCAGATTAA
- a CDS encoding SDR family NAD(P)-dependent oxidoreductase encodes MSQVGAAIVAGVGPVRGLGAALAICFAEKGLHVFIAGRSGDKLKEVAQHIEQRGGSVTPVVADITVDEDMRRLFEVVRSRGDPIDIAAYNVDSNFPAPFLETDTKTFAVLWRQNCLGAFLFAKQTIGIMQAQQHGTLFFTGATASLRARPPFTAFASAKAALRALAQGLAREFSPQGIHVVHTIIDGVIDGDRARSQFPQYVKAKGEAGLLQPDAIAQTYWAIHQQPPSAWTHELDLRPFKEPF; translated from the coding sequence GTGAGTCAAGTAGGTGCAGCCATCGTCGCCGGTGTCGGACCAGTACGCGGGTTAGGCGCAGCACTTGCCATTTGCTTTGCTGAAAAAGGCTTGCATGTCTTTATTGCCGGCCGCAGTGGAGATAAACTCAAAGAAGTAGCGCAGCATATCGAACAAAGAGGAGGGTCAGTTACTCCTGTGGTGGCGGATATCACAGTGGATGAAGATATGAGGCGATTGTTTGAGGTCGTGCGATCACGCGGTGATCCCATCGATATCGCAGCTTATAATGTGGATAGCAACTTTCCCGCTCCCTTTCTGGAAACAGATACCAAGACATTTGCTGTCTTGTGGCGGCAGAATTGCCTGGGCGCTTTTTTGTTTGCCAAGCAAACAATTGGTATCATGCAAGCACAGCAACATGGTACTTTATTTTTTACTGGTGCAACCGCTTCCTTGAGAGCCAGACCTCCTTTTACGGCATTTGCGTCTGCGAAGGCTGCTTTAAGGGCTCTGGCACAAGGGTTGGCAAGAGAGTTTTCTCCTCAAGGCATTCATGTCGTTCATACTATTATTGATGGTGTCATCGATGGTGATCGGGCGCGTAGTCAGTTTCCGCAATATGTGAAAGCAAAGGGCGAGGCAGGCTTATTGCAGCCCGATGCGATTGCACAAACCTATTGGGCAATCCATCAACAGCCACCCAGCGCATGGACGCATGAATTGGATTTGCGGCCCTTTAAAGAACCTTTTTGA
- a CDS encoding IS5 family transposase produces MQLGFFDLDNRYAQLSKLNDPLEELNRIIDWNLFADLLAETTTKPRKSEAGRKPFDRVMLFKMLVLQRMNNLSDDRLEYQVRDRLSFMRFLGLGLAGVVPDAKTMWSFREELKENHLMDRLFARFDECLRELEVELKSGQIIDATFVSVPKQRNTREENKMIKEDAVPIEWGQNPHKLAQKDIDARWTKKNSESFYGYKDHVNMDRDTKLITTWEVTSAQIHDSQVLEEVLQSPEVGGADIYADSAYRSNAQEESLVTSKYTSQIHEKGARNHPLTQAQKSSNKEKSRVRARVEHVFGSMTNELGGITIRTIGYGRAKVHIGLLNLVYNIKHVATLIRKGYFSFDRVSAPEMA; encoded by the coding sequence ATGCAACTCGGTTTTTTTGACCTTGACAATCGATATGCTCAGCTAAGTAAGTTAAATGATCCGCTTGAAGAGCTGAATCGCATAATCGATTGGAATCTATTCGCTGATCTTCTTGCAGAGACAACGACGAAGCCCCGGAAAAGTGAAGCAGGCCGCAAACCCTTTGATCGGGTGATGCTATTCAAAATGCTGGTATTACAAAGAATGAATAATCTGTCGGATGATCGGCTGGAGTATCAAGTCCGGGACCGGTTGAGTTTCATGCGGTTTTTGGGACTTGGTCTGGCAGGGGTAGTGCCTGACGCAAAGACCATGTGGTCGTTCCGGGAAGAGTTGAAAGAGAACCATCTGATGGATCGTCTGTTTGCAAGATTCGATGAATGTTTACGAGAGTTGGAGGTAGAACTGAAGTCAGGTCAGATCATTGATGCGACCTTTGTGAGTGTGCCTAAACAACGCAATACACGTGAAGAAAACAAGATGATTAAAGAAGATGCCGTTCCGATTGAATGGGGACAGAATCCCCACAAACTGGCGCAAAAAGACATTGATGCGCGTTGGACGAAGAAGAACAGCGAATCGTTTTATGGTTACAAAGATCACGTCAATATGGATCGCGATACCAAGCTGATAACCACATGGGAAGTTACTTCAGCGCAAATTCATGACAGTCAGGTTTTGGAAGAAGTGCTGCAATCCCCTGAAGTGGGAGGCGCAGATATTTATGCGGACTCAGCATACCGCAGCAATGCACAGGAAGAAAGTCTGGTCACCTCAAAATACACGAGTCAGATTCACGAAAAAGGCGCTCGCAATCATCCCCTCACGCAAGCACAAAAATCCAGTAACAAAGAGAAATCACGGGTACGTGCACGAGTCGAGCATGTGTTTGGTTCGATGACGAATGAACTGGGCGGAATCACGATTCGTACCATAGGTTATGGGAGAGCAAAAGTACACATAGGCTTACTCAACCTCGTCTATAACATCAAGCATGTAGCGACGCTGATTCGAAAAGGGTATTTCAGTTTCGATAGGGTTAGTGCGCCCGAAATGGCTTAA
- a CDS encoding IS110 family RNA-guided transposase: MAKFKRSKLELIHPNAAGIDIGSASHFVAVPPDRDNKPVREFKSFTADLNGLADWLEACEIDTVAMESTGVYWIPLYELLESRGLTVYLVNARHVRNVSGRKSDVLDCQWLQQLMSFGLLSGAFRPKDEICALRAISRQRDMLIRYQARHVQHMQKALAQMNIQLANVISDIVGETGQKIVRAIITGERDGHILANLKSNRIRAGKDEIEKSLVGNWREEHLFALKQAMSLYDAYSERLTECDRQLETMLAALQVHKVEICQKKRRSNVKNAPKFDLRAHLIGMCGVDLTRIDGIEVTTAMKVLSEVGADMSRFKSAKQFASWLGLCPGTKISGGKVLSGASKRTANRAAQALRMAAVSLKSSQSALGAYYRRLCGRLDKAKAITATAHKLARLIYTMLTKGTEYVDKGQEYYEERYRQRVLHHLTVRARKLGFNLTPVPEAT; the protein is encoded by the coding sequence ATGGCAAAGTTCAAGCGAAGTAAATTGGAGTTAATCCATCCGAATGCAGCGGGGATTGATATTGGCTCTGCGAGCCATTTTGTGGCGGTACCGCCGGATCGAGATAACAAGCCGGTAAGGGAATTCAAGAGTTTCACCGCAGACCTGAATGGTTTAGCGGACTGGTTAGAGGCCTGTGAAATTGACACTGTGGCAATGGAATCGACGGGGGTATACTGGATTCCACTGTATGAACTTTTGGAGTCGCGCGGGCTGACTGTGTATCTAGTAAATGCGCGGCACGTTAGAAATGTTTCTGGCCGGAAGTCGGATGTACTGGACTGCCAATGGTTACAGCAACTGATGAGCTTTGGGTTGTTGTCTGGCGCATTCCGTCCGAAAGATGAGATATGTGCACTACGAGCCATATCTCGTCAACGCGATATGCTGATCCGTTATCAGGCGCGACATGTGCAACATATGCAAAAGGCTCTGGCGCAAATGAACATACAATTGGCGAACGTGATTTCGGATATTGTGGGCGAAACCGGTCAAAAGATCGTTCGTGCCATCATTACTGGTGAGAGAGATGGGCACATCCTGGCGAATCTCAAGAGCAATCGCATCCGGGCTGGCAAAGACGAGATTGAGAAATCGTTAGTCGGGAATTGGCGGGAAGAACACCTGTTTGCACTCAAGCAAGCGATGTCACTCTATGACGCCTACAGCGAACGACTCACCGAATGTGACCGGCAGCTTGAAACCATGCTGGCGGCACTTCAGGTGCACAAGGTAGAGATCTGCCAGAAGAAGCGCCGCTCCAATGTCAAGAACGCTCCCAAATTTGATTTGCGTGCCCATCTGATTGGCATGTGTGGGGTTGATTTGACGCGAATTGACGGCATCGAAGTGACGACTGCGATGAAAGTCCTGAGTGAAGTGGGCGCTGACATGAGCAGGTTCAAGAGTGCGAAGCAGTTTGCCTCGTGGCTTGGGTTGTGTCCTGGAACAAAGATATCGGGCGGAAAAGTGCTATCGGGGGCAAGCAAGCGCACAGCGAACCGTGCGGCTCAGGCACTGCGCATGGCGGCAGTTTCATTGAAATCCAGCCAGTCTGCACTGGGTGCCTATTACAGAAGATTATGTGGCAGACTCGACAAGGCAAAGGCAATCACAGCGACAGCACACAAACTGGCGCGCTTGATCTACACGATGCTAACGAAAGGAACCGAGTACGTCGATAAAGGGCAGGAGTACTATGAGGAGCGATATCGTCAACGCGTGTTGCATCATCTGACTGTTCGCGCTCGGAAGCTGGGGTTTAATCTTACCCCTGTTCCTGAGGCTACTTAA